From Daucus carota subsp. sativus chromosome 6, DH1 v3.0, whole genome shotgun sequence, the proteins below share one genomic window:
- the LOC108224820 gene encoding 5-OH-xanthotoxin synthase: MASSYFYLLLALPPLIIFIFHKILRKEKLLSVHSNPPGPRGLPFIGNLHQLDISNLSNQLWQLSKIYGPVMYLKLGYLPAIVISSPKLAKAVLKTHDLSFCSRPTLFGLKKLSYNCSDVVLSPYNDYWKEMRKIVTLHLFSSSRVHSFRAVREEEVFQMIRRISEEGSSGVATNLTSKIMPLTSTIVCRVAFGKKFDEGYTRKFEGMLQECQVVLANFYFSDNFPLLGWLDKLIGSSARLDKIFKDMDVFYQELIDEHISPSRPSSMDGDVIDILLQLKNDPQSSSIDISFDNIKAILMNIFIAGTETTAGTTIWTMTNLIRNPRVMKKVQEEVRKLMNGKDRIDEEGLQNTELPYLEAVIKESLRLYPIVPLLIPRESIEDCDLEGYKIKARTIVYVNALAIGRDPEVWENAEEFYPERFLDSEIDFKGQDFEFIPFGAGRRICAGMYMGTTTLKLILSNLLYSFDWELPDGMVKEDVDTQVLPGISMHKKNPLCLIAKKYN; the protein is encoded by the exons ATGGCCTCATCCTACTTCTATCTTCTTCTTGCTCTCCCTCCCcttatcatatttatttttcacaaaattctcCGCAAGGAAAAATTATTATCAGTCCATTCAAATCCGCCCGGGCCACGGGGACTTCCGTTCATAGGAAACTTGCACCAGCTCGATATTTCCAACCTGTCGAACCAACTATGGCAACTCTCGAAAATTTACGGTCCAGTGATGTACCTGAAGCTTGGTTATTTGCCAGCTATAGTCATTTCTTCTCCAAAATTGGCTAAGGCCGTTTTAAAAACTCATGACTTGTCATTTTGTAGCAGGCCTACTTTGTTCGGATTAAAAAAATTGTCGTATAATTGTTCTGATGTTGTTCTGTCACCTTATAATGATTATTGGAAGGAGATGAGAAAGATTGTGACTCTGCATCTGTTTAGCTCCAGCAGAGTGCATTCTTTTCGGGCTGTTCGCGAGGAAGAAGTTTTTCAGATGATTCGGAGGATATCTGAAGAAGGTTCTTCAGGTGTAGCAACAAATTTGACTAGTAAAATAATGCCACTTACGAGCACTATAGTTTGTAGAGTTGCTTTCGGGAAGAAATTTGATGAAGGGTACACGAGGAAATTTGAGGGGATGCTTCAGGAGTGTCAGGTTGTGCTGGCGAATTTTTACTTTTCGGATAATTTTCCGTTGTTGGGATGGCTAGATAAGTTGATCGGATCAAGTGCTCGGCTGGATAAGATTTTCAAGGACATGGATGTGTTCTATCAGGAATTAATTGATGAGCATATTAGTCCGTCGAGGCCGAGCTCTATGGACGGTGATGTTATTGACATCTTGCTTCAGTTGAAAAATGATCCTCAGTCATCTTCAATTGATATCAGTTTTGATAACATCAAGGCAATTCTGATG AATATATTTATTGCTGGAACAGAAACAACAGCAGGGACAACAATATGGACCATGACGAACCTAATAAGGAATCCGAGAGTAATGAAGAAGGTTCAAGAAGAAGTGAGGAAGTTAATGAATGGAAAAGACAGAATCGACGAGGAGGGTCTACAAAACACAGAGCTTCCTTATTTAGAGGCAGTTATCAAGGAATCTTTGCGGTTATACCCTATTGTCCCTCTTCTGATTCCCCGGGAATCGATAGAGGACTGCGACTTGGAAGGCTATAAAATAAAAGCCAGGACTATAGTTTATGTAAATGCTTTGGCCATTGGGAGGGATCCTGAAGTTTGGGAAAATGCAGAGGAGTTTTACCCTGAGAGGTTCCTGGACAGCGAAATAGATTTCAAAGGACAGGATTTCGAGTTCATTCCCTTTGGAGCGGGCCGAAGAATCTGCGCTGGAATGTACATGGGGACTACTACATTGAAGCTTATACTTTCTAATCTGTTGTATTCATTTGATTGGGAATTGCCTGATGGAATGGTGAAGGAAGATGTGGACACTCAAGTGTTGCCTGGTATATCAATGCATAAGAAGAATCCGCTGTGCCTAATAGCCAAGAAGTATAACTGA